Part of the Hippea jasoniae genome, GCCACACTTGTCGCAAACACCGTCTTCTTTAGGAGGGTTATACTTTATATGATAAACAGCACCGCAGCTTTCGCATACCCTTCTGCCGGTTAGGCGGGATATAATCTCCTCTTCAGGAACATCTATAAGCAACACTTTATCAAGATTTAAACCGTTCTTTTGGAGCATTTCATCAAATGCTTTGGCCTGAGCGGTTGTGCGTGGAAAACCATCAAGTATAAAACCGTTTTTACAATCCTCCTGCTTTATTCTTTTTTCCATCATATCAATAATAATATCATCAGGCACAAGCTCACCTTTATCCATGTAGGCTTTTGCCTTTTTACCCAGCTCTGTTTGCTCTTTAACCTCTTTTCTTAAAATATCACCCGTTGAAATCTGAGGAATATTATACTCTTTGGAAATCAATACACCCTGCGTACCCTTGCCAACACCGGGTGCTCCAAGCAGAATCAAAATCATTCTATCCCCCTACCTCGTCCTTCTGTTTTTCAAAAATCCTTCGTAATTTCTCATATACAGATGAGCCTGAATCTGCATGATCGTATCCAAAGCAACCTGTACAACGATCAACAGCGCCGTTCCACCAAAATAAAACGGCACATTAAACTTTCTAATTAAAATCCAGGGTAGCACACATACAAAAGATAAGTATATTGCCCCACCAAATGTAAGCCTGTCTAACACCCAATCGAGATACTGTGCGGTATATTTACCCGGCCTTATACCCGGAATAAAGCCGTTATTTTTCTTTAAGTTATCCGCAATCTCTTTTGGATTAAACACTATAGCTGTGTAAAAATATGCAAAGAAAAAGATCAATGCTATATAAACAACACTATAAACAAGGCTTCCAGGCATAATGTAATCAGAAACTCTCTTTAAAAACGGAATATTGACTATCTTTGTGATTGTTACAGGAAACAGCAGAATTGATGAAGCAAAGATTGGAGGAATAACACCCGAAACATTGATTTTTAACGGTATATAGCTGGTCTGTCCGCCATAAAGCCTTCTTCCAACCATTCTTCTTGGATACTGGACAGGAATCCTTCTCTGG contains:
- a CDS encoding adenylate kinase, with the protein product MILILLGAPGVGKGTQGVLISKEYNIPQISTGDILRKEVKEQTELGKKAKAYMDKGELVPDDIIIDMMEKRIKQEDCKNGFILDGFPRTTAQAKAFDEMLQKNGLNLDKVLLIDVPEEEIISRLTGRRVCESCGAVYHIKYNPPKEDGVCDKCGGKLIQRDDDKEEVVRNRLEVYKKSTMPLIYYYKNSGKLVVVDGMGEIEEIFERVKEVLK